One window of the Eucalyptus grandis isolate ANBG69807.140 chromosome 8, ASM1654582v1, whole genome shotgun sequence genome contains the following:
- the LOC104416832 gene encoding disease resistance protein RUN1-like translates to MASLSSSSKRKRKYDVFLSFRGTDVRKNFLSHLYMALDQNGLFTYVDNKEMRKGQQIWLELMKAIKESHVAIIIFSKNYASSRWCLEEVAKIMECMKQKDLIVLPVFYNVEPREVRKWRGSYGRAMAKHEAEFGKHSHKVKRWKKAFVDASNLSGWHFDNEVEAKLIKEIVNEISMQLHRRPLHVSKHLVGIHPQVKKLNSMLKLQSRDDVRMIGLWGPGGIGKTTLSLKLYNNIFRQFEGSCFLADVRKASKDPKGLVALQEILLSEIFPGQKLAVASSHRGINLMQDRFCHKKVLLVLDDVNAKQQLDALVGEPRWFGEGSRIIITTRNKYLLASHGIDKDHIYEVKPLEYCHALELLNKHAFRRNNKKITRQDLVNMALNYANGLPLALEVLGCSLYCRREREWESTLHNLAKFPNKIINDALKWSYNGLEDHEKEIFLDIACFFEGQSKEYIMRVLDSWDFDPTIVVKVLVENSLITKEREIIRMRNLIQLMAMNIIRQECPNDPGRRSRLWLFDDFRNVLSRHLVRFAGVDIDFSLFI, encoded by the exons ATggcttctttatcttcttcttcaaaacgTAAGAGGAAATATGAtgttttcttgagttttagaggcaCCGACGTGCGTAAAAACTTCCTCAGTCATCTCTACATGGCTCTTGACCAGAATGGTTTATTCACGTATGTTGACAACAAGGAAATGAGGAAAGGACAGCAAATATGGCTCGAGCTTATGAAGGCGATTAAGGAATCACATGTTgcaatcatcattttctccaaGAACTATGCTTCCTCACGGTGGTGTTTGGAAGAGGTGGCGAAAATCATGGAATGCATGAAACAAAAAGACCTGATTGTGCTGCCGGTGTTTTACAACGTGGAACCAAGAGAAGTGAGAAAGTGGAGAGGGAGTTATGGAAGAGCTATGGCTAAACATGAGGCCGAGTTCGGGAAGCATTCGCacaaagtgaagagatggaagaaggcTTTTGTTGATGCCAGCAACTTATCTGGGTGGCACTTTGATAATGA agttgaAGCGAAGCTTATAAAGGAAATTGTGAACGAGATCTCTATGCAGCTTCATCGAAGACCCTTACACGTTTCTAAGCATCTGGTTGGGATACATCCTCAAGTGAAAAAGCTGAATTCAATGTTAAAACTTCAGTCTCGTGATGATGTTCGCATGATAGGATTATGGGGACCAGGAGGCATAGGGAAGACAACTTTAAGTTTAAAACTTtacaataatatttttaggCAATTTGAGGGTTCATGTTTTTTGGCAGATGTTCGCAAAGCTTCAAAAGATCCCAAAGGTTTAGTTGCTTTGCAAGAAATATTGTTGTCTGAGATATTTCCGGGACAAAAATTAGCAGTGGCTAGTTCTCATAGAGGTATTAATTTAATGCAAGATAGATTTTGCCACAAGAAAGTTCTCCTTGTTCTTGATGATGTCAATGCCAAACAACAGTTAGATGCTTTAGTCGGAGAACCGAGGTGGTTTGGTGAAGGAAGTAGGATCATCATTACCACGAGAAATAAGTATTTGCTAGCTTCTCATGGGATAGATAAAGATCACATCTATGAAGTTAAACCTCTAGAGTATTGTCATGCTCTTGAACTTCTCAATAAACATGCTTTTcgaagaaacaacaaaaaaataacaaggcAGGATCTTGTAAATATGGCTTTGAATTATGCTAATGGActtcctttagcacttgagGTATTGGGTTGTTCCCTTTATTGTAGAAGAGAACGTGAGTGGGAAAGTACATTGCATAATCTCGCCAAGTTTCCTAACAAGATCATCAATGATGCTCTTAAGTGGAGTTATAATGGACTAGAAGACCATGAAAAGGAAATCTTCCTtgatattgcttgtttctttgagGGGCAATCTAAAGAGTACATTATGAGAGTTCTTGACTCTTGGGACTTTGACCCTACAATTGTTGTGAAAGTTCTTGTTGAGAATTCCTTGATaactaaagagagagagatcatacGAATGCGTAACTTGATTCAATTGATGGCCATGAATATCATTAGACAAGAATGTCCTAATGATCCTGGAAGACGTAGCAGGTTATggctttttgatgattttcgtAATGTTTTGTCAAGGCATTTGGTAAGATTTGCTGGTGTTGatattgatttttctctctttatttaa